From a region of the Corallococcus coralloides DSM 2259 genome:
- a CDS encoding response regulator transcription factor — MTQAPATIFLVDDDESVLRGLGRLLRASGHATKPFSSPSEFLAQLSGDTPGCAVLDLRMPGLNGLELQQAMESRGCHLPVIFISGHGDVPASVRAMKAGAVDFLLKPFDEQQLLGAISQALLKDAAARAGRAETAALQARHAVLTSREREVCALVAQGLTNKEVAHRLGTAEKTIKVHRARVIQKLEVDSVAELVRFVDRLGLG, encoded by the coding sequence ATGACACAAGCCCCCGCCACCATCTTCCTCGTGGACGACGATGAGTCCGTGCTGCGGGGGCTGGGGCGGCTGCTGCGGGCCTCCGGCCATGCCACGAAGCCCTTCTCCTCGCCCTCCGAGTTCCTCGCACAGCTGTCCGGGGACACGCCGGGCTGCGCCGTCCTGGACCTGCGGATGCCGGGGCTGAACGGGCTGGAGCTGCAGCAGGCCATGGAGTCCCGGGGCTGCCACCTGCCTGTCATCTTCATCTCCGGCCACGGGGATGTGCCGGCCAGCGTCAGGGCCATGAAGGCCGGCGCCGTGGACTTCCTCCTCAAGCCCTTTGATGAGCAGCAGCTGCTGGGAGCCATCTCCCAGGCCCTGCTCAAGGACGCGGCGGCCCGCGCCGGCCGCGCCGAGACCGCCGCGCTGCAGGCCCGTCATGCCGTCCTCACCTCCCGCGAGCGCGAGGTCTGCGCGCTGGTGGCCCAGGGGCTGACGAACAAGGAGGTCGCCCATCGGCTGGGCACCGCCGAGAAGACCATCAAGGTGCATCGCGCCCGCGTCATCCAGAAGCTGGAGGTGGACTCGGTGGCGGAGCTGGTGCGGTTCGTCGACCGGCTGGGCCTGGGCTGA